From the genome of Nicotiana sylvestris chromosome 2, ASM39365v2, whole genome shotgun sequence, one region includes:
- the LOC104239120 gene encoding glutamate receptor 3.6-like, producing MRLFWTLILIFLYNGYSSEGVNSTLSARPKVVNVGCMLSFNTAVGKVTKVAVEAAVEDINSNPSVLGGTKLNVISLDSNSSGFLGIVEAIRFMETDIMAIIGPQSSVIAHVVSNIANELQVPLLSFAATDPTLSSLQYPFFVRTSPSDMFQMAAIAEIIEHYEWREVIAIYIDDDFGRNGIAALADQLAKRRCSISYKAAMKPEATLDDARDVLVQVALRESRIMVVHTYPSKGLDIFSMARYLGMIDNGYVWIATHWLSTILDSDGPLSPDKKENLDGAITLRIHTPDSELKKKFVSRWSNLTGKAGVTGGMSTYALYAYDTVWLLARAINEFFNQGGNISFSKDPRLTEQNSGSLNLDSMSIFDGGKLLLDDIYKVNMTGVTGPYGFTSDRNLFRPAFEVINVVGTGFRKVGYWCNYSGLSIVPPETLYSKPPNRSSSNQQLHSIIWPGQTTEKPRGWVFPNNGRQLKIAVPNRASFREFVGKVPGTTDSFRGYCIEVFTTAINLLPYAVPYKLLAFGDGHNNPEDTELVRLITAGVYDAAIGDIAITTNRTKMVDFTQPYIESGLVVVAPVKQQNSNAWAFLRPFTPRMWIITGVFFLVVGTVIWILEHRLNDDFRGPPSKQIVTVLWFSFSTLFNAHRENTVSTLGRIVLLIWLFVVLIINSSYTASLTSILTVQKLSSPITGIESLVNTKDPIGYQLGSFARNYLIEELGIHESRLVPLNLPEDYAKALKDGPSHGGVAAIVDERAYMELFLSTRCQFSILGQEFTKNGWGFAFPRDSPLAVDMSTAILKLSENGELQRIHDKWLSGIACTSQNTKLEVDRLQLKSFSGLFFICGLACFLALLIYFVMITCQYCHYYPESESSGGSSRSGRLQTFLSFADEKEESVRSRSKRRQLDATSVRSVDQDASVNGSRIDRSEIYSNRVVSFRESA from the exons ATGAGACTATTTTGGACATTGATATTGATATTTCTCTACAATGGGTATTCTTCAGAGGGGGttaattcaactctttctgcaaGGCCTAAAGTTGTGAATGTTGGTTGTATGCTAAGTTTCAATACAGCCGTCGGAAAAGTTACCAAAGTTGCTGTGGAAGCTGCCGTGGAAGATATTAATTCCAATCCATCTGTTCTTGGAGGAACTAAGTTGAATGTGATATCATTGGATAGTAATTCCAGTGGATTTCTTGGAATAGTTGAGG CTATCCGCTTCATGGAAACGGATATTATGGCCATTATTGGCCCCCAATCTTCTGTTATAGCTCATGTGGTATCAAACATCGCGAATGAGCTTCAGGTCCCTCTATTATCTTTTGCAGCCACAGACCCTACTCTTTCTTCGCTTCAGTACCCGTTTTTTGTTAGAACTTCCCCAAGTGATATGTTTCAGATGGCTGCAATAGCTGAAATAATTGAGCACTACGAATGGAGAGAAGTGATTGCTATATATATTGATGATGATTTTGGAAGAAATGGTATAGCTGCATTAGCAGATCAGCTGGCCAAGAGACGATGTTCGATCTCTTACAAAGCAGCTATGAAACCTGAAGCAACATTGGATGATGCTAGGGATGTCTTGGTTCAGGTTGCTTTGAGAGAATCTCGAATAATGGTTGTTCACACTTATCCTTCAAAGGGTCTGGACATATTCTCTATGGCACGGTATTTAGGGATGATAGATAATGGATATGTTTGGATTGCTACGCATTGGCTCTCGACTATCCTTGACAGTGACGGTCCCCTTTCTCCTGATAAAAAAGAGAATCTTGACGGGGCAATCACTTTGCGTATACACACTCCAGATTCAGAATTGAAAAAGAAGTTTGTCTCGCGGTGGAGCAATTTGACAGGGAAGGCAGGAGTTACTGGGGGAATGTCCACTTATGCGCTCTATGCCTATGATACTGTGTGGCTACTTGCTCGTGCCATAAACGAATTCTTTAACCAAGGGGGAAACATTTCATTTTCTAAGGATCCAAGGCTAACTGAACAAAATAGTGGAAGTTTGAATCTTGATTCTATGAGCATCTTTGATGGAGGGAAGCTATTGCTTGACGACATATATAAGGTCAATATGACAGGTGTAACAGGACCATATGGTTTCACTTCTGACAGAAATCTATTCCGCCCTGCTTTTGAAGTCATTAATGTTGTTGGTACAGGTTTTAGGAAAGTTGGTTATTGGTGTAATTACTCTGGTTTATCAATTGTTCCTCCTGAAACACTCTACTCTAAGCCGCCAAATCGTTCCTCTTCAAATCAGCAATTACATAGTATAATATGGCCCGGACAAACAACAGAGAAACCTCGTGGATGGGTTTTTCCAAACAATGGGAGACAACTGAAAATTGCAGTCCCTAACCGAGCTAGCTTTCGTGAATTTGTTGGCAAGGTACCAGGCACTACTGACTCATTCAGAGGATACTGTATTGAAGTCTTCACTACAGCCATAAACTTATTGCCTTATGCTGTCCCTTACAAGCTTCTTGCCTTTGGGGATGGCCATAACAATCCAGAAGATACAGAGCTAGTGCGCTTAATCACAGCAGGA GTTTATGACGCTGCCATAGGCGACATAGCAATTACAACTAATCGGACAAAAATGGTTGATTTCACTCAACCATACATTGAATCTGGGTTAGTTGTAGTGGCACCAGTTAAGCAGCAGAATTCTAATGCTTGGGCTTTTCTCAGGCCATTTACTCCTAGGATGTGGATTATCACTGGTGTTTTTTTCTTAGTTGTTGGCACTGTAATTTGGATTTTAGAACACAGATTGAATGATGATTTTCGTGGACCTCCGAGTAAGCAGATTGTCACTGTTCTATG GTTCAGCTTTTCAACTCTCTTTAATGCCCACA GAGAAAACACTGTTAGCACCCTTGGCCGCATTGTCCTCCTTATATGGCTATTTGTGGTATTGATAATTAACTCGAGCTACACTGCCAGCCTCACCTCAATTCTTACAGTGCAGAAGCTTTCTTCACCAATTACAGGAATTGAAAGTTTAGTAAATACAAAGGACCCCATTGGTTATCAATTAGGTTCATTTGCCCGTAACTATCTGATTGAAGAACTTGGCATTCATGAATCTAGACTTGTTCCTCTTAACCTGCCCGAAGATTATGCTAAAGCTTTAAAAGATGGTCCTAGTCACGGTGGTGTTGCTGCTATAGTAGATGAGCGTGCCTATATGGAGCTTTTCCTCTCAACGCGTTGCCAATTCAGTATTCTAGGTCAAGAGTTCACAAAAAATGGATGGGGGTTC GCTTTCCCTAGGGACTCTCCTCTAGCGGTTGACATGTCAACTGCAATTCTGAAACTATCAGAGAATGGGGAACTTCAAAGGATCCATGATAAATGGCTTTCTGGAATTGCTTGTACTTCACAGAATACAAAACTTGAAGTGGACAGGCTTCAACTGAAAAGCTTCTCAGGTTTATTCTTCATATGTGGGTTAGCATGTTTTCTGGCACTGCTCATATATTTTGTCATGATAACATGCCAATATTGCCACTATTATCCCGAGTCTGAGTCCTCTGGGGGAAGCTCGCGATCAGGACGACTCCAGACATTCCTTTCTTTTGCTGACGAAAAGGAAGAGTCAGTGAGGTCTAGGTCCAAACGAAGGCAACTGGACGCGACTTCAGTTAGAAGTGTTGATCAAGATGCATCAGTAAATGGTTCAAGGATTGACCGTTCTGAGATATACTCAAACAGGGTTGTAAGTTTTAGAGAATCTGCGTAG
- the LOC104239121 gene encoding serine/threonine-protein kinase/endoribonuclease IRE1a: MKRHWVILVCVLLLFFGFTGLASELLSLPSSSIEGISDGVTIAPARRNLLSELRKPETALVAELDGTVHLREVKTEKTLWSFRSGPSIYSSYQAPINYNDNREASSDIGSGYFIDCRGDDWELYAHNRLGKLKLMKNIDEYISSTPQIAEDGGIVLGSKRTTAFLVDAKTGRLIYTYRMPDSPATNNNDITFHHNGTIDEESLPTYTLYITRTDYALTSFIPNSDQVLWNMTVAEIGAASLCKDIEDPFSGDILDSDRSEPDVHFDMPLPCQSRALIHRRRSQQEKMLPGAHRPELPSSETNVDNAANADTSYLEYVIKRTVFGILVVFILLIIKKKNSEDVKTQFKEGITKSSERLSTPVRNILATLVGALTRNRDSVAEVKLVRQPGNSHSPNVPSKRKKSRKSGKNGSNGEKSDKGPSSDGGLQYADVDADNKLLLNLIQPSIYGKGGRTIGKLFVSSTEIAKGSNGTVVLEGIYDGRAVAVKRLVRAHHDIAFKEIKNLIASDRHPNIVRWYGVEQDQDFVYLALERCICSLSDLIQIYADTTVNARLNQNLDAESTKRRIHLDYLKGIMLDTELRKENGFPSPLLLKLMRDVVSGLVHLHDLGIIHRDLKPPNVLITKERFLGAKLSDMGISKRLIGDMSSLGHHATGYGSSGWQAPEQLLHGRQTRAVDIFSLGCVLFFCVTDGSHPFGSPLERDINITKSKIDLFLVEHIPEAVDLFSQLLDPNAELRPKAVDVLAHPFFWTSEMRLSFLRDSSDRVEFEDRETSSDLLKALEGTAPVALGGKWDEKMEPPFINNIGRYRRYKFDSVRDLLRVMRNKLNHYRELPTEIQEILGTVPEGFDGYFRCRFPKLLIEVYKVMSDYCRNEECFQKYFTSSVL; this comes from the exons ATGAAACGGCACTGGGTGATCCTGGTCTGTGTTTTACTGTTATTTTTTGGCTTTACGGGCTTGGCAAGTGAGTTATTGAGCTTGCCGAGTAGTTCAATTGAGGGAATTTCCGATGGAGTTACGATAGCTCCGGCGAGGAGGAATCTGTTGTCAGAGTTAAG GAAACCTGAGACAGCACTGGTTGCTGAACTGGATGGTACTGTTCATTTACGGGAGGTTAAAACTGAGAAAACACTCTGGTCATTCAGATCTGGCCCATCAATCTACTCTTCATATCAGGCTCCTATAAACTATAATGACAACAGGGAGGCATCATCTGATATAGGAAGTGGTTATTTCATTGACTGCCGTGGGGATGATTGGGAATTGTATGCACACAACAGGCTTGGCAAATTG AAACTTATGAAGAATATTGACGAGTATATTAGTTCAACTCCACAAATAGCTGAGGATGGCGGGATTGTTCTGGGATCTAAAAGAACTACTGCATTTCTGGTTGATGCTAAGACTGGCCGCctgatttatacatataggatgcCTGACTCTCCAGCAACTAACAACAATGACATTACTTTTCATCATAATGGCACCATTGATGAAGAGAGTCTGCCCACATACACGCTTTACATCACCAGAACAGACTATGCATTGACATCTTTTATTCCAAACTCAGACCAAGTGTTGTGGAACATGACTGTTGCTGAAATAGGGGCTGCTTCTCTTTGCAAAGACATCGAGGATCCATTTAGTGGGGATATTCTGGATTCTGACAGATCTGAACCTGACGTACATTTCGATATGCCATTGCCATGTCAGTCAAGGGCCCTTATCCACAGACGTCGAAGTCAGCAGGAGAAGATGCTCCCGGGTGCTCATCGTCCGGAGCTCCCCTCATCAGAGACAAATGTTGATAATGCAGCTAATGCAGACACCTCCTATTTGGAATATGTTATAAAAAGAACTGTGTTTGGCATATTGGTGGTGTTCATACTTTTAATcatcaaaaagaaaaattcagaAGATGTTAAAACCCAATTTAAAGAAGGAATAACCAAGTCTTCTGAAAGATTGAGCACGCCAGTTCGCAATATTTTAGCCACTCTTGTGGGAGCTTTAACACGCAATCGTGATTCAGTGGCTGAAGTCAAGTTGGTCAGACAGCCCGGCAACTCACATTCACCAAATGTACCTTCAAAAAGGAAAAAGTCTCGGAAGTCTGGAAAGAATGGGAGCAATGGTGAGAAAAGTGATAAAGGCCCCTCATCTGATGGTGGACTTCAGTATGCAGATGTGGATGCTGATAATAAACTGTTGCTTAACCTTATTCAACCAAGTATATATGGCAAAGGTGGGCGCACTATCGGTAAGTTGTTTGTCTCCAGTACAGAGATTGCTAAAGGGAGCAATGGTACAGTTGTCCTTGAAGGAATTTATGATGGTCGTGCAGTTGCTGTGAAAAGGCTTGTCCGGGCACATCATGATATTGCCTTCAAAGAAATAAAGAATCTTATTGCATCTGATCGACATCCAAATATTGTTCGGTGGTATGGTGTGGAACAAGACCAAGATTTTGTTTATCTTGCATTGGAACGCTGCATTTGCAGCTTGAGTGACCTTATTCAGATTTATGCCGACACTACAGTAAATGCACGTCTTAATCAGAACTTGGATGCAGAATCTACAAAGCGTAGAATTCATTTGGATTATTTGAAGGGTATTATGTTGGATACTGAGTTAAGGAAAGAAAATGGTTTTCCTTCCCCTTTGTTGCTCAAATTGATGAG GGATGTGGTATCTGGTCTTGTGCATCTTCATGATTTGGGGATCATTCATCGAGACCTGAAGCCCCCAAATGTTTTGATAACTAAGGAAAGATTCTTAGGTGCTAAGCTTTCTGACATGGGAATTAGCAAGCGCCTCATTGGAGATATGTCTTCATTAGGTCATCACGCGACAG GTTATGGAAGTTCAGGATGGCAAGCTCCTGAACAGCTTCTTCATGGACGTCAAACACGTGCTGTTGATATATTCAGTCTGGGGTGTGTTCTGTTTTTCTGCGTGACTGATGGTAGTCATCCCTTTGGAAGCCCTCTTGAGCGTGACATTAACATTACAAAGAGCAAAATTGATCTTTTCTTGGTGGAACATATCCCTGAAGCTGTGGATCTCTTTTCTCAATTATTAGACCCCAATGCTGAGTTGAG ACCGAAGGCCGTGGACGTGCTTGCTCATCCTTTCTTTTGGACATCTGAGATGCGATTGTCATTTCTTCGTGACTCAAGCGACAGGGTGGAATTCGAAGACAGGGAGACTTCTTCTGATCTCCTGAAAGCATTGGAAGGTACAGCACCAGTTGCTTTGGGTGGGAAATGGGATGAGAAGATGGAACCTCCATTCATCAACAATATTGGTCGTTACAGGCGTTATAAATTCGACAGTGTTCGTGATTTGCTGCGAGTCATGCGTAACAAGCTAAATCATTATAGAGAGCTTCCCACCGAAATTCAG GAAATTTTAGGAACTGTACCAGAAGGATTTGATGGCTATTTTAGGTGTCGGTTTCCCAAATTACTAATTGAAGTGTATAAAGTGATGTCAGATTACTGTAGAAATGAAGAATGTTTCCAGAAGTACTTCACAAGCAGTGTACTCTGA